From the Lepidochelys kempii isolate rLepKem1 chromosome 2, rLepKem1.hap2, whole genome shotgun sequence genome, one window contains:
- the STEAP1 gene encoding STEAP1 protein isoform X5: MESKNTLDQDEVQKPEPGRNTGNHNNSNTDLQVTYTQEAVAFFHLHQTRHFDEFEYPSDQYCKQDLFPKWHLPLKIASVASLLIFIYTFLRDVVHPFVTTNENTFYKIPILVINKVLPVVSITLLALVYLPGILAAGFQLHYGTKYKRFPQWLNGWMLSRKHLGLLSFFFASMHACYSLCYPMRRSYRYKLLNWAYQQVKQKKENAWIEHDVWRMEIYVSLGILGLALLTILAVTSVPSVSHSLTWREFHCIQSKMGYLALLLCTVHALVFAWNKWVDVNQFVWYTPPTFMIAIFLPIIVLLCKSVLLLPCLRKKIQKIRCGWDANIEMNKTQMTSRL; this comes from the exons AATACGGATTTGCAAGTCACCTACACCCAAGAAGCAGTTGCGTTTTTTCATTTACATCAAACACGTCATTTTGATGAGTTCGAATACCCTTCAGATCAATACTGCAAGCAAGATCTCTTCCCCAAGTGGCACTTGCCACTGAAGATAGCATCTGTAGCCTCATTGCTAATATTTATCTATACTTTTCTGAGAGATGTCGTCCACCCTTTTGTCACTACTAATGAAAACACTTTCTATAAAATTCCAATCCTGGTCATAAACAAAGTTTTACCAGTGGTTTCAATCACCCTTCTGGCACTGGTTTATTTACCAGGAATATTAGCTGCAGGTTTCCAGCTCCACTATGGGACCAAGTATAAACGATTTCCACAGTGGCTGAATGGCTGGATGTTATCAAGAAAGCACCTTGGCCTTCTCAGTTTTTTCTTTGCCTCAATGCATGCATGCTATAGCTTGTGCTACCCGATGAGGAGATCTTACAGATACAAGCTGTTGAACTGGGCGTACCAACAG GTCaagcaaaaaaaggaaaatgccTGGATTGAACATGATGTCTGGAGAATGGAGATTTATGTGTCTCTAGGAATTCTGGGACTAGCTCTGCTGACCATACTGGCAGTAACATCAGTTCCATCTGTCAGCCATTCTTTGACCTGGAGAGAGTTCCACTGTATTCAG AGCAAGATGGGGTATTTAGCTTTGCTGCTATGCACAGTTCACGCATTGGTATTTGCCTGGAATAAATGGGTTGACGTAAACCAATTCGTGTGGTACACCCCCCCTACATTTATGATCGCCATTTTTCTTCCTATTATAGTCCTGCTTTGTAAAAGCGTCCTGCTTCTCCCATGCCTTAGGAAGAAGATCCAGAAGATCAGATGCGGTTGGGATGCTAATATAGAGATGAATAAAACACAGATGACTTCCAGACTGTAG